Within Streptomyces albofaciens JCM 4342, the genomic segment AGGACGTGGTGCCGTCGGCGCCGCAGCGCCCGCAGGGAGGGGGACGTCGGCGCTGTGATGACCGTGCAGTGCTGGCCGCGATCGTCTTTGTGGCGACCACGGGCTGTACCTGGCGGCAGTTGCCGCCGGTCTTCAGTGCCTCCTGGCAGACGGTGCACCGGCGTTTCACGGAATGGTCCGCGGCCCGGGTGTGGGCCAAGTTGCACCGGGTGCTGCTGGACCAGCTCGGTGCCATCGGCGGCGTGGACTGGTCGCGCTGCGCAATCGACTCGATCAGTGTCCGCGCTGTCAAAGAGGGCCTCTGACGGGACCGAATCCGACCGATCGCGGCAAGAACGGGGCGAAGGTCCACGTCATCTGTGACCGCAACGGCCTGCCGATCTCGGTGGGCATCTCCGCCGCCAACGTGCACGACAGTCAGGCCCTTATCCCCCTGATGCGCGGCATCCCTCCCATCCGCTCGCGCCGTGGTCCCCGGCGTCGCCGCCCGGACCAGCTCCACGCAGACAAGGGTTACGACTTCGACTGCCTGCGCAGCTGGCTGCGACGCAGGCAGATCGTGCCACGCATCGCGCGCCGCGGGGTGGAGTCCTCCAGCAGGCTGGGGCGGCACCGTTGGGTGATCGAGCGCACGCTGTCCTGGCTGAGCGGCTGCCGTCGCCTGCACCGCCGTTATGAGCGCAAGGCCGAGCACTTCCTGGCCTTCGTCGGCCTGGCCAGCGCCCTCATCTGCTACCGGCGTACCGACCGCTGAGGACGACGTCCGACAGCGGGTACAGTCCCGGCGAGCCGATCGGATGCGGGGGGACAGCTTGAACAGCTCAATCAGCCAGATCGTGATCGCGGTTCTGGGTATTGGCGGCACGCTCGCAGCCGCCGTGATCACACAGCGCAGCGCCGACCGTGCCAGGGCCCGCGAGCTGGAACACACAAGACAACTGCAGCAAGATGAACGCGAGTACGCCACGCGCCAGGCTCAGCTTGAGGCGCGGCGCACCTGCTACGCCACTCTCAGCGCGGGCACTCGCGATCTGGCCAACGTGATGACGAACATCCTCCACGCCCTGGAGAGGGGCGAGATGGCCGAGGAGCTGCGGTCAGATCTGGACCGGGCCCGCCGCGAGCACCGTTTGCGTCACGCTGAGGCCCAGATGGTGCTGCCCGACACTGTGGCGGAAGCGGCCAGCACGGCGAACCGCCATCTCGGCGATCTCTACGGCCTGCTGATGCGGCTCGATGGAGGCACTGCCCAGCAGGGAGAGAACCTGGAGGCCGCCTGGGAGAGCATGGACAAGCTGTGGGATCCCCTGTGGAGAATGCGTCACGTCATGCGTGTCGATCTCGGGATCACAACACCCGACCAGGACCTGTAGGGCCTCCAGTTCGCCAAACAAGACATCGTCTAAGCCCTCGTCGCGTAAACGCCCTAGTGGCGGCGTCAGTTGAGGCCTGCCGCCTCGATGGCGGTCCGGGCGATGCGGTCATCC encodes:
- a CDS encoding IS5 family transposase (programmed frameshift), producing the protein MGIVERLVPDRLWELFQDVVPSAPQRPQGGGRRRCDDRAVLAAIVFVATTGCTWRQLPPVFSASWQTVHRRFTEWSAARVWAKLHRVLLDQLGAIGGVDWSRCAIDSISVRAVKGGPLTGPNPTDRGKNGAKVHVICDRNGLPISVGISAANVHDSQALIPLMRGIPPIRSRRGPRRRRPDQLHADKGYDFDCLRSWLRRRQIVPRIARRGVESSSRLGRHRWVIERTLSWLSGCRRLHRRYERKAEHFLAFVGLASALICYRRTDR